The following proteins are co-located in the Marinomonas profundi genome:
- the cobT gene encoding nicotinate-nucleotide--dimethylbenzimidazole phosphoribosyltransferase, with translation MSRWQPVSVSMKWCVNALLKPKVKGHKALFKQFTIQAPSVVIAAELQRKIDNKTKPLGALGELESIAFQLGKIQQTLTPDVSKPKMIVFAADHGVVAQGISLFPQEVTPQMVMNFLMGGAAVSVFCAQHNVPLRVVDVGVNAELDAHPLLGSRKVAFASKDFSQQAAMTTEQLEQALQAGVDEANLAIDDGVNLLMFGEMGIGNTCVSSCMMTALIGVSAIDSAGRGTGLDSAGVSHKAQVIEQALQRAEQETGQIMADWSAQTLAEQVGGFEILAMAGAMLQSAQRQTAFVVDGFICSVALLFAQKVAPNVRDYAIFAHQSNEKAHKVLLDHLQAEPMLSLDLRLGEGSGAILAYPLMNSACVFLNKMASFESAGVSGAP, from the coding sequence ATGTCTCGGTGGCAACCGGTGTCTGTCTCTATGAAGTGGTGCGTCAACGCGCTGTTAAAGCCAAAGGTTAAGGGGCACAAAGCCTTGTTTAAGCAGTTTACTATTCAGGCGCCTTCGGTTGTTATTGCGGCTGAGCTACAGCGCAAAATCGACAACAAAACTAAGCCATTAGGCGCACTCGGCGAGTTGGAAAGCATTGCTTTTCAGCTGGGTAAGATTCAGCAGACATTAACGCCTGATGTGTCAAAGCCAAAAATGATCGTTTTTGCTGCAGATCATGGTGTGGTGGCGCAGGGTATTAGTTTGTTTCCTCAGGAAGTGACACCGCAAATGGTGATGAACTTCTTGATGGGTGGTGCGGCGGTGAGTGTGTTTTGTGCTCAGCACAATGTGCCTTTGCGTGTTGTCGATGTGGGTGTGAATGCCGAGCTGGACGCTCACCCTTTATTGGGTTCACGTAAAGTGGCATTCGCGTCTAAAGACTTTAGTCAACAAGCTGCGATGACGACGGAACAACTAGAGCAAGCGCTTCAAGCGGGTGTCGACGAAGCGAATCTTGCTATTGATGACGGCGTGAATTTGTTGATGTTCGGTGAAATGGGCATTGGTAATACGTGTGTGTCTTCTTGCATGATGACGGCGTTAATCGGTGTTAGTGCGATAGACAGTGCGGGGCGCGGTACCGGTTTGGACTCGGCTGGGGTTTCTCACAAAGCGCAAGTGATTGAGCAAGCATTGCAACGTGCTGAACAAGAAACCGGTCAGATAATGGCTGATTGGAGTGCGCAAACCCTTGCGGAACAAGTCGGTGGCTTTGAAATTTTAGCCATGGCGGGTGCGATGCTGCAATCAGCTCAGCGTCAAACCGCTTTTGTGGTGGATGGTTTTATCTGTTCAGTTGCTTTGTTGTTCGCTCAGAAAGTTGCGCCGAATGTGCGTGATTATGCGATTTTTGCTCATCAATCAAATGAAAAAGCTCATAAAGTGCTGCTTGATCATTTGCAGGCAGAGCCGATGTTGTCTTTGGATCTGCGTTTGGGCGAAGGTTCTGGGGCTATTTTGGCGTATCCATTAATGAACAGTGCTTGCGTATTTTTAAATAAAATGGCGAGTTTTGAAAGCGCTGGTGTGAGCGGTGCGCCATAA
- the ppsR gene encoding posphoenolpyruvate synthetase regulatory kinase/phosphorylase PpsR has protein sequence MKVYFVSDGTAITAEVFGSAMLSFFDVAVETKSVPFLATKDQAEGLKQQINLEMQQGIALLVFYTISDAAIREIIDSCDCHCYNLFGDLLSPIEQALGVKAQPTARKAHGMKEGVYDARIEAINYALANDDGASVKNFAEADIILLGVSRSGKTPTSLYLAMQYGIKAANYPITEDDFSTPGLPKVLKDHKKKLFGLTIDAQRLHEIRTGRMAASKYASSRQCRYEVDEVESLYRQERIPFLNSTKLSVEEISTKVMAEMNLVRHRQ, from the coding sequence ATGAAAGTGTACTTTGTATCAGATGGGACAGCGATCACCGCTGAGGTGTTTGGATCGGCGATGTTGTCGTTTTTTGATGTGGCGGTGGAAACCAAAAGTGTGCCTTTTTTGGCCACCAAAGATCAGGCGGAAGGCTTGAAGCAGCAGATTAATCTGGAAATGCAACAAGGCATTGCTTTGCTGGTGTTTTATACCATTTCCGATGCCGCTATTCGCGAGATTATCGATTCTTGTGATTGTCATTGTTACAACTTGTTTGGCGATTTATTGTCGCCGATTGAGCAAGCTTTGGGGGTCAAAGCTCAGCCGACAGCGCGGAAAGCGCATGGTATGAAAGAGGGCGTTTATGATGCTCGAATAGAGGCCATCAACTACGCGTTGGCGAACGATGACGGGGCTTCAGTGAAGAATTTTGCCGAGGCGGATATTATCTTGTTGGGGGTGTCACGCTCAGGCAAAACACCAACCAGTTTGTACTTGGCGATGCAGTACGGCATTAAAGCCGCAAACTACCCGATTACCGAAGATGATTTTTCTACTCCAGGTTTGCCTAAGGTGTTAAAGGATCATAAGAAAAAGTTGTTTGGTTTGACCATAGATGCTCAGCGTTTGCATGAAATTCGTACCGGTCGAATGGCAGCGAGTAAGTACGCCTCTTCCCGTCAATGTCGCTATGAAGTGGACGAAGTGGAGTCCTTATATCGCCAAGAACGCATTCCTTTTTTGAATTCGACAAAACTCTCGGTGGAAGAAATTTCCACCAAAGTCATGGCGGAAATGAATTTGGTGCGTCACAGGCAGTAA
- the rnr gene encoding ribonuclease R, with the protein MQREASKYDNPVPSREFILEFLATQNKSMGHIELCQAFSLTGEDEIEALRRRLIAMCRDNQMTSNQNDQYSPILESDLIEGYVQGNKEGHGFLLRQSDDDIFLSARQMQNVMDGDKVKARLSGRSVKGRLDGVVVEVLERKHSQLVGRFYQETHRDGSSAAFVTPENPRIAQDILITTESGLTPTHGQYVLAEIVTYAERGKPAQGLVKKILGDFMAPGVEIEVAMHRYEIPNEWPAAVEKQIKNFSTEVAEEDKAHRVDLRDTPFVTIDGEDARDFDDAVYCEKTPGGWKLFVAIADVSHYVKKDTALDEEAIVRGNSVYFPGRVIPMLPEVLSNGLCSLNPDVDRLAMVAEVSLTTKGKMRGFKFYEGIIRSHARLTYSKVAKMIAAEPEEQGIELRERYASIVSHIDDLNGLYHALKGARDERGAMEFDTIETRMVFDEHSKIEHIIPVERNDAHKLIEECMLCANVATAELLIKADLPALYRVHEGPKDDRLLTLRTYLGLLGLELTGGTKPTPADYAALSEQIKDRADARSIQTMMLRSMSQAVYQADNLGHFGLNYEAYTHFTSPIRRYPDLLVHRAIRYLIRGEGRPTVRQAHRVAGSAELKERKIYGYNHADMDGLGESCSLTERRADEATRDVEAWLKCQYVEQHLGEPFDGVVTAVTSFGLFVELQGLFVDGLVHISGLGQDYFVHDMEHQAIIGERTGRVFRLGDTLKVKVSNVNLEQRKIDLSLDEESSRPARKKVQRNDQTELEMQLAQLPPIELGGRSQSKSAAKAEGDKSKDGKAAKEGKESDGKAKKKRRPPVSKGKRIRQKKSSSAAAASGKPASAAAKKPKKPKKPKKNNAKPKAKD; encoded by the coding sequence ATGCAGCGAGAAGCGTCTAAGTACGATAATCCGGTTCCCAGCCGCGAATTCATTCTAGAGTTTCTTGCCACCCAAAATAAAAGCATGGGGCATATAGAGTTATGCCAAGCGTTTTCGCTGACTGGCGAAGATGAAATTGAAGCCCTCCGTCGTCGTCTCATCGCTATGTGCCGAGACAATCAAATGACCAGCAACCAAAATGACCAATACTCGCCGATTTTAGAAAGTGACCTGATAGAAGGTTACGTGCAAGGCAATAAAGAAGGTCATGGTTTCTTGTTGCGTCAAAGCGATGACGATATTTTTCTTTCTGCCCGTCAAATGCAGAACGTGATGGACGGCGATAAAGTAAAAGCACGCCTTTCTGGACGTAGTGTAAAGGGTCGCTTAGATGGTGTGGTGGTTGAAGTGCTAGAGCGTAAGCACAGCCAGCTAGTTGGGCGTTTTTATCAAGAAACCCATCGCGATGGCAGCAGTGCCGCTTTCGTGACTCCAGAAAACCCACGTATTGCCCAAGATATCTTGATCACCACAGAATCTGGTTTAACGCCGACCCATGGTCAATATGTGTTGGCGGAAATTGTCACTTATGCTGAGCGCGGTAAGCCCGCTCAAGGCTTGGTGAAAAAAATCCTGGGTGATTTTATGGCGCCGGGGGTTGAGATCGAAGTGGCCATGCACCGTTATGAAATTCCTAACGAGTGGCCAGCAGCGGTTGAAAAACAGATTAAAAACTTTAGCACCGAAGTGGCGGAAGAAGACAAAGCACATCGCGTTGATTTGCGCGACACGCCGTTTGTTACCATTGACGGTGAAGACGCCCGCGACTTTGATGATGCAGTGTATTGTGAAAAAACACCAGGCGGTTGGAAGTTGTTTGTCGCCATTGCAGACGTTTCTCATTATGTGAAAAAAGACACGGCGTTAGATGAAGAAGCCATCGTGCGTGGTAACTCGGTGTATTTCCCCGGTCGTGTTATTCCTATGTTGCCTGAAGTCTTGTCGAACGGATTGTGTTCGCTTAACCCAGACGTAGATCGTTTGGCGATGGTGGCAGAAGTGTCTTTAACGACGAAAGGCAAGATGCGTGGCTTTAAGTTTTATGAAGGCATTATCCGCTCTCATGCTCGCTTAACTTACAGCAAGGTCGCGAAAATGATCGCTGCTGAACCAGAAGAGCAAGGTATTGAACTGCGTGAACGTTATGCGTCTATCGTATCGCACATTGATGATCTAAACGGTTTGTATCACGCCTTAAAAGGGGCCCGTGATGAACGCGGCGCGATGGAATTCGATACGATCGAAACGCGTATGGTGTTCGATGAGCATTCTAAAATTGAGCATATCATTCCGGTTGAACGTAACGATGCGCATAAACTGATCGAAGAGTGTATGTTGTGTGCCAATGTGGCGACAGCAGAGCTATTGATTAAAGCCGATTTGCCTGCTTTATACCGCGTTCACGAAGGGCCAAAAGACGACCGTTTGTTGACTTTGCGCACTTATCTTGGCTTGCTTGGTTTAGAGCTAACGGGCGGTACTAAACCGACGCCCGCCGACTACGCGGCTTTGTCTGAACAGATTAAAGACCGGGCGGACGCGCGTAGCATTCAGACCATGATGTTGCGTTCTATGTCGCAAGCGGTGTACCAAGCCGATAATTTGGGCCATTTTGGTTTGAACTATGAAGCCTACACACATTTTACCTCGCCGATTCGTCGTTACCCAGATTTACTTGTGCATCGTGCGATTCGCTATTTGATTCGTGGCGAAGGTCGTCCAACTGTGCGTCAAGCGCATCGTGTAGCGGGCAGTGCAGAATTAAAAGAGCGTAAAATCTACGGTTACAATCATGCCGACATGGACGGCTTGGGCGAGTCTTGTTCGTTAACTGAGCGCCGCGCTGACGAAGCAACCCGTGATGTTGAAGCTTGGTTGAAATGCCAATACGTTGAACAGCATTTGGGCGAACCCTTTGACGGTGTGGTCACGGCGGTGACGTCATTTGGTTTGTTCGTTGAGCTGCAAGGATTGTTCGTTGATGGCTTGGTGCATATTTCAGGGCTTGGGCAAGATTACTTTGTTCATGATATGGAGCATCAGGCGATTATTGGCGAGCGAACTGGCCGCGTATTCCGTCTTGGCGATACGTTGAAAGTCAAAGTGTCTAATGTGAACTTGGAGCAACGTAAGATTGATTTGAGTCTGGATGAAGAAAGTAGCCGTCCAGCGCGCAAAAAAGTGCAACGTAACGATCAAACCGAGCTTGAAATGCAATTGGCGCAGTTACCACCAATTGAATTAGGTGGACGTTCTCAGTCTAAATCTGCAGCAAAAGCTGAAGGCGATAAATCAAAAGATGGCAAGGCTGCCAAAGAGGGCAAAGAGTCGGACGGCAAGGCAAAGAAAAAGCGTCGTCCACCGGTGTCTAAAGGTAAGCGTATTAGACAGAAGAAATCGTCTTCTGCGGCTGCGGCGAGCGGTAAGCCCGCTTCTGCTGCGGCGAAAAAACCGAAGAAGCCAAAAAAGCCGAAAAAGAACAACGCTAAGCCTAAAGCGAAAGATTGA
- a CDS encoding protein-methionine-sulfoxide reductase heme-binding subunit MsrQ, with protein sequence MSTFWDRKEKPYIFMLFTLPFLWMFVSLLMGRYFPDPGKLLMNLSGIWASVFVIAVLAMTLVGKIKSLRLINRYRRFIGLSAFFYALLHFVIYLVLFAGLSWRWISSDLIEKPYIYVGVIALLTMSILAITSTKGTVRRLGKKWKPLHRLMYLAALCVIIHLWWQVKSDITIAAWFTLFLAPLLIVKIPTLPLYKKFFKKN encoded by the coding sequence GTGTCGACATTTTGGGATCGAAAAGAAAAGCCATACATTTTTATGCTATTCACGCTACCGTTTTTATGGATGTTTGTTTCATTGTTGATGGGGCGGTACTTTCCAGATCCGGGTAAGTTGTTGATGAATTTAAGTGGCATTTGGGCGTCAGTTTTTGTGATTGCTGTTTTGGCCATGACCCTAGTTGGCAAGATTAAATCTCTTCGATTGATCAATCGTTATCGGCGTTTTATTGGTTTGAGTGCTTTTTTTTATGCCTTACTGCACTTTGTTATTTATTTGGTGCTGTTTGCTGGGTTGAGCTGGCGTTGGATAAGCTCGGATTTAATTGAAAAGCCTTACATATATGTTGGTGTGATCGCGTTGCTAACCATGTCTATTTTGGCAATCACCAGTACGAAAGGCACGGTGCGTAGATTGGGGAAAAAGTGGAAGCCCTTACATCGCTTAATGTACCTTGCGGCTTTGTGTGTGATTATCCATTTATGGTGGCAAGTAAAGAGTGATATCACGATTGCCGCATGGTTTACGTTATTTTTAGCCCCTCTCTTAATCGTCAAGATCCCAACCTTACCTTTGTATAAAAAGTTTTTCAAAAAAAATTAA
- the rlmB gene encoding 23S rRNA (guanosine(2251)-2'-O)-methyltransferase RlmB — MSDLEWIYGIHAVENALNQQPERIKEVRFQEGRDDKKNQRLVQLCKASKVRYSVVPRKELDQLFTSNKDRVVHQGVVAYTTMNKAGNEADLHTLIAGLDENPLIIILDGVTDPHNLGACLRSADAAGAHAVVMPKDNSAPLNATVSKVACGAAESIPVYAVTNLARTMKKLQDQGVWIFGTAGEATQTIYEQDLTIPTAIVMGAEGDGMRRLTREQCDYLVKLPMAGVVSSLNVSVATGVCLYEVVRQRAVKAKG, encoded by the coding sequence ATGTCAGATTTAGAATGGATATACGGCATACATGCCGTGGAAAATGCGTTGAATCAACAGCCAGAACGTATCAAAGAAGTGCGTTTTCAAGAAGGCCGAGATGACAAGAAAAACCAGCGACTGGTACAGCTTTGTAAAGCCAGCAAAGTGCGATACAGCGTGGTGCCTCGTAAAGAATTAGATCAGCTTTTTACTTCGAATAAAGATCGCGTGGTTCACCAAGGTGTGGTGGCTTATACCACGATGAACAAAGCGGGTAACGAAGCGGATTTACACACGCTGATTGCTGGTTTAGATGAAAATCCGCTGATTATTATTTTGGATGGTGTGACGGATCCGCATAATTTGGGCGCCTGTTTGCGCAGCGCCGATGCCGCGGGTGCTCATGCGGTGGTGATGCCAAAAGACAATTCTGCGCCTTTGAATGCGACGGTTAGCAAAGTGGCTTGCGGTGCGGCGGAAAGTATTCCGGTTTATGCCGTGACCAACCTTGCTCGCACCATGAAGAAGCTGCAAGACCAAGGAGTGTGGATTTTTGGCACCGCTGGCGAAGCGACACAAACCATTTATGAGCAAGACCTCACCATTCCAACGGCCATTGTGATGGGCGCTGAAGGCGATGGTATGCGTCGTTTGACTCGTGAGCAATGTGATTACCTAGTAAAACTGCCGATGGCGGGTGTGGTGTCGAGTTTAAATGTCTCGGTGGCAACCGGTGTCTGTCTCTATGAAGTGGTGCGTCAACGCGCTGTTAAAGCCAAAGGTTAA
- the ppsA gene encoding phosphoenolpyruvate synthase, giving the protein MSKFIKWFKDLHMEDVGEVGGKNASLGEMISNLTDLGIQVPNGFATTSYAYQRFITESGLNDKIHQALDALDVDDVHALAETGVQIRQWIEDATFSTEFDQEIEAAFATLCDDNADDTSFAVRSSATAEDLPDASFAGQQETFLNVKGLADIKASIKRVFASLFNDRAISYRVHQGFEHQGVSLSAGIQKMVRSDIGASGVLFTLDTESGFDEVVFITAAYGLGEMVVQGTVNPDEYYVHKPTLAANRPAIVRKSLGSKAQKMEYAEAGSDDEFVKIVPVALDDQNRFALSNDEIQDLAQQACIIEKHYQRPMDIEWAKDGIDGKIYIVQARPETVRSQANAQSMERYNLKKTSQVMITGRAIGHKIGTGAVKVLSSITEMDRIQPGDVLVTDITDPDWEPIMKRASAIVTNRGGRTCHAAIIARELGIPAVVGCGDATDVLKDGQIVTVSCSQGDMGFVYQGELPFDIITSEVGNMPELPVKIMMNMGNPNRAFDFAMLPNAGIGLARLEFIINRMIGIHPKALLNYADMTPALQEEINHRIAGYSSPVGFYVDKLVEGVATLACSFSQKPVIVRLSDFKSNEYHNLVGGPLFEPDEENPMLGFRGAARYIDDSFRDCFALECEAIRRVRNEMGLTNVQIMIPFVRTLEEAQQVTELLAEQGLARGQNGLKVIMMCELPSNALLADEFLQYFDGFSIGSNDLTQLTLGLDRDSGLIADKFDERNPAVKKLLKMAITACREQGKYVGICGQGPSDHADFADWLVAQGIESMSLNPDTVIETWLHLDEVLKNNELNSKAI; this is encoded by the coding sequence GTGAGCAAATTTATTAAGTGGTTTAAAGATCTTCATATGGAAGATGTCGGTGAAGTAGGCGGCAAAAACGCCTCTTTAGGTGAAATGATTTCCAACCTGACAGACCTTGGTATTCAAGTACCAAACGGTTTCGCAACCACTTCCTATGCTTATCAACGCTTCATTACAGAAAGTGGCCTAAACGACAAGATCCATCAAGCACTAGACGCATTGGACGTAGACGATGTTCACGCCCTTGCCGAAACAGGCGTACAAATTCGCCAATGGATTGAAGACGCCACTTTCTCAACCGAATTTGACCAAGAGATCGAAGCCGCATTCGCCACACTTTGCGATGACAACGCCGACGATACGTCATTTGCCGTGCGCTCTTCTGCCACAGCAGAAGACTTGCCTGATGCGTCTTTCGCTGGCCAACAAGAAACCTTCCTCAACGTCAAAGGCTTGGCAGACATCAAAGCCTCTATCAAACGTGTTTTTGCTTCTCTCTTTAACGACCGCGCGATTTCTTACCGCGTCCATCAAGGTTTTGAACACCAAGGCGTGTCTTTGTCCGCGGGCATTCAAAAAATGGTACGCAGTGACATCGGTGCTTCTGGCGTACTCTTCACCCTAGACACAGAGTCTGGCTTTGATGAAGTGGTCTTTATCACCGCCGCTTACGGTCTGGGTGAAATGGTCGTACAAGGCACCGTCAACCCAGATGAATACTATGTTCACAAGCCCACACTTGCCGCCAACCGCCCAGCGATTGTGCGCAAGAGCCTAGGCAGCAAAGCACAAAAAATGGAATACGCCGAAGCGGGCAGCGATGACGAATTCGTTAAGATCGTTCCGGTCGCTTTGGATGATCAAAATCGTTTCGCACTAAGCAACGACGAGATTCAAGACCTTGCTCAACAAGCGTGCATCATCGAAAAACACTACCAGCGTCCGATGGACATTGAATGGGCGAAAGACGGCATCGATGGCAAGATCTACATTGTCCAAGCGCGACCAGAAACCGTTCGTAGCCAAGCCAATGCGCAAAGCATGGAACGTTACAACCTGAAAAAAACCTCTCAGGTAATGATCACTGGCCGTGCCATTGGTCACAAAATTGGCACAGGCGCGGTGAAAGTCTTGTCTTCTATTACTGAAATGGACCGCATCCAACCAGGTGATGTTCTGGTGACCGACATTACCGACCCGGATTGGGAACCCATCATGAAACGCGCCTCTGCGATTGTCACCAATCGCGGCGGTCGTACTTGTCACGCGGCGATCATTGCACGTGAACTCGGCATTCCAGCCGTGGTTGGCTGTGGCGACGCAACCGACGTACTAAAAGACGGCCAAATCGTCACCGTATCTTGCTCACAAGGCGACATGGGCTTTGTTTACCAAGGCGAACTACCTTTCGACATCATCACCTCGGAAGTCGGCAACATGCCGGAACTGCCAGTAAAAATCATGATGAACATGGGCAACCCAAACCGCGCCTTTGACTTTGCCATGCTGCCAAACGCCGGCATTGGCTTGGCGCGCTTAGAGTTCATCATCAACCGCATGATCGGCATTCACCCAAAAGCCTTGTTGAACTACGCAGACATGACACCAGCGCTGCAAGAAGAAATCAACCACCGTATCGCAGGCTACTCAAGCCCAGTGGGGTTCTACGTCGACAAACTGGTCGAAGGCGTTGCGACATTGGCCTGCTCTTTCTCTCAGAAGCCTGTGATAGTGCGTTTATCCGACTTCAAATCAAACGAATACCACAACCTTGTTGGCGGTCCGTTGTTTGAACCAGACGAAGAAAACCCAATGCTTGGTTTTCGTGGTGCGGCGCGCTACATCGACGACTCGTTCCGCGACTGCTTCGCCCTAGAATGCGAAGCCATCCGCCGAGTGCGTAACGAAATGGGCTTAACCAACGTACAAATCATGATCCCGTTTGTACGTACTCTGGAAGAAGCTCAGCAAGTGACCGAACTACTAGCAGAACAAGGCTTGGCTCGTGGTCAAAACGGCCTAAAAGTCATCATGATGTGCGAACTACCGTCAAACGCCCTATTGGCTGACGAGTTCCTACAATACTTCGACGGCTTCTCAATCGGCTCAAACGATTTAACCCAGCTAACGCTAGGCCTTGACCGCGACTCAGGATTGATCGCCGACAAATTCGACGAACGCAACCCAGCGGTCAAAAAACTGCTCAAAATGGCCATCACCGCCTGTCGCGAACAAGGCAAATACGTCGGCATCTGTGGCCAAGGCCCATCTGACCACGCCGACTTCGCCGACTGGCTCGTCGCCCAAGGCATCGAAAGCATGTCTCTTAACCCAGACACCGTCATCGAAACCTGGCTACACCTTGATGAAGTACTCAAAAATAACGAACTAAACAGCAAAGCCATTTAA
- a CDS encoding IS3 family transposase (programmed frameshift), with amino-acid sequence MTKRTNKQYPNDFKQEAVALVIEQGYSVVEAAASLNITDKLLYNWVAKFKQQDEDSELSKDERAELVQLRKDNKRLLMEREILKKASAFFGKRNEIKYSFLKSLGKQYPVAISCKVMRVSKSAYYAWRKRPAIIISAQTLNLHRRAKALFEDSRGSLGSRELAKKLRKEDFDVSRHRVIGLMKRLGLVVKQRIAYKVTTKRKDSDAVADNLLNMNFNPLGPNQVWAGDVSYLKTGEGWLYLAIVMDLFGRRIVGWHTSKRMTTDLIEHAFLKAHRLRQPPKGLVFHSDRGSQYTSKHFRSLLKRLDCRSSMGDVGACWDNAVVERFFGSLKHDWLFKVAQPTREHMKQDVAAYVKYYNLERLHSSNGDQSPIEYENSFRKVSGWT; translated from the exons ATGACTAAACGTACTAACAAACAATATCCAAACGATTTTAAGCAAGAAGCGGTGGCGCTGGTGATTGAGCAAGGTTACTCCGTTGTTGAGGCTGCCGCTTCACTGAATATCACTGACAAGCTACTTTATAACTGGGTAGCGAAGTTTAAACAACAAGATGAAGATTCAGAGTTGTCGAAGGATGAGCGGGCTGAACTCGTTCAGCTCAGAAAAGACAATAAGCGCTTGCTGATGGAGCGCGAAATATTAAAAAAGGCTTCAGCGTTTTTCG GCAAAAGAAATGAAATAAAATATTCATTTCTCAAAAGTTTAGGTAAGCAGTACCCAGTTGCCATATCGTGTAAAGTGATGCGCGTTAGCAAATCTGCATACTATGCTTGGCGAAAACGTCCCGCGATAATTATCAGTGCACAAACACTGAATTTACATCGTAGGGCGAAGGCGCTTTTTGAAGATAGTCGAGGCAGTCTGGGTAGCCGAGAGCTTGCGAAAAAGCTTCGCAAAGAAGACTTTGATGTTAGCCGGCATCGTGTCATTGGCTTGATGAAACGATTGGGGTTAGTCGTTAAGCAGCGTATCGCTTACAAAGTCACCACAAAGCGCAAAGACAGTGATGCTGTAGCGGATAATTTATTGAACATGAATTTTAACCCGTTAGGCCCAAACCAGGTGTGGGCTGGGGATGTGTCATATTTAAAAACAGGCGAAGGCTGGCTATACCTTGCTATTGTAATGGATTTATTTGGTCGTCGCATAGTGGGTTGGCACACGTCAAAACGTATGACGACAGACTTAATTGAGCATGCATTTTTAAAAGCACATCGCTTACGACAGCCGCCAAAGGGCTTAGTGTTTCATAGCGACAGAGGCTCGCAATACACGAGTAAACACTTTAGAAGCCTATTAAAACGGCTTGATTGCCGCTCTAGCATGGGTGACGTCGGTGCGTGTTGGGATAATGCCGTGGTTGAAAGGTTCTTCGGCAGTTTAAAACATGATTGGTTGTTCAAGGTAGCACAACCAACAAGAGAGCATATGAAGCAAGATGTTGCGGCGTATGTGAAATATTACAATCTGGAGCGATTACATTCGTCGAATGGCGACCAATCACCCATTGAGTATGAAAACTCCTTTAGGAAAGTGTCCGGTTGGACTTGA